In Ancalomicrobiaceae bacterium S20, the following proteins share a genomic window:
- a CDS encoding PTS glucitol/sorbitol transporter subunit IIA: MSLNYSTIVSAIGPEVGDLLEGGVLILFGAGAPPELAEIAVTHEPQAVSPEAPKPGDKVTIGDLAITITAVGASAWNKMVEIGHVSLSFTGAASADRPGEISVEVVPAETVLAKLAPGARITFAAA; encoded by the coding sequence GTGAGCCTCAATTATTCGACCATCGTCAGCGCCATCGGTCCGGAAGTCGGCGACCTCTTGGAAGGCGGCGTCCTGATCCTGTTCGGTGCCGGCGCCCCGCCGGAGCTCGCCGAGATCGCCGTCACCCATGAGCCGCAGGCCGTGTCTCCCGAAGCGCCCAAGCCCGGCGACAAGGTCACCATTGGCGATCTCGCGATCACCATCACCGCGGTTGGCGCCAGCGCGTGGAACAAGATGGTCGAGATCGGCCACGTGTCGCTGAGCTTCACGGGCGCGGCCTCCGCCGATCGCCCCGGTGAGATCAGCGTCGAGGTCGTGCCGGCCGAGACCGTGCTGGCCAAGCTCGCTCCCGGCGCGCGCATCACCTTCGCCGCCGCCTGA
- a CDS encoding glutathione S-transferase: MAAFRLHCFGQSGNSYKPALMLALCGADWEPVLVDYFGGETRQAGWRDGLNEMGECPVLEHDGRTLSQSGVILDYLAEVLGQFGGRDADEKREIWRWVLFDNHKFTSYFATHRFLNALAEPRGNPDVIAFLRARTTAAFKVLDQHLATRAWTVGGRPTIADLSMAGYVFYPEAETGFDLRAEFPNIAAWADRIAALPGWQAPYDLMPSQR, from the coding sequence ATGGCGGCGTTCAGGCTTCATTGCTTTGGTCAGTCGGGCAACAGCTACAAGCCCGCGCTCATGCTGGCCCTGTGCGGCGCCGATTGGGAACCCGTGCTGGTCGACTACTTCGGTGGCGAGACCCGGCAGGCCGGCTGGCGGGACGGCCTCAACGAGATGGGCGAATGCCCGGTGCTCGAACACGACGGCAGAACGCTCAGCCAGTCGGGCGTGATCCTCGACTATCTCGCCGAGGTGCTCGGCCAGTTCGGTGGCCGCGACGCGGACGAGAAGCGCGAGATCTGGCGCTGGGTCCTGTTCGACAATCACAAGTTCACCAGCTATTTCGCCACCCACCGCTTCCTCAACGCGCTCGCCGAGCCGCGCGGCAATCCGGATGTGATCGCATTCCTGAGGGCGCGGACGACGGCCGCGTTCAAGGTGCTCGACCAGCATCTCGCGACGCGGGCCTGGACGGTCGGCGGGCGGCCGACGATCGCCGATCTCTCGATGGCCGGATACGTATTCTATCCCGAGGCCGAGACCGGCTTCGATCTTCGGGCGGAGTTCCCCAACATCGCCGCCTGGGCCGATCGCATCGCCGCCCTGCCCGGCTGGCAGGCGCCCTACGACCTCATGCCGTCGCAGCGGTGA
- the ptsP gene encoding phosphoenolpyruvate--protein phosphotransferase produces MYERRAVVRIEEGLHARPAAKFVQIAKAYAADIEVVSGEKAVNGKSAVKLMLLGVKEGTEIVIRGNGDDATRAVDELAALVAGESEASKGLNAGAHGGATAPVVAPALVETPAPVAAPGDGIVGVPASDGHVIGPVFVIEKAPLVPDRRRLSPREIDDEKAAFRAALADLAARFAADAAKAEGTGEILLALADLARDDSVVEAVEGRIAGGSTAAAAVLDATTALGHEFARMPDPYFAARAEDVRHLGRHVAARLLGVPDTDPSQIAAPCVVVAAAIDAFDLSRLPLDKVMALVTQEGTATSHIAIVARALGIPAVLGVRDGFETLKAAAALAVSGTEGRVHADPDGETRASFETKIAAAEEQRRLDAEWRDVAPKTRDGRAIEIAANIGSPAELDKAIASGAMGVGLFRTEFLFMERRSLPTEDEQYAAYAKVAAAFGDRPVVIRTLDVGGDKPLPGIAAPHEENPFLGWRGIRMCLDLPAVFKPQLRALLRAAVHGNIQVMFPMIAVVEELREARAMMEACRVELEAEGVPCKMPAIGVMVETPAAAFTADLLAAEVDFFSIGTNDLTQYTMAADRMNPHPRLARLCRADNTAVLRAVKMIADAAHARGIWVGVCGEAAGDPALIPELVKAGVTELSMSPSRVARAKRIVSELDLSQA; encoded by the coding sequence ATGTACGAGCGCAGGGCCGTCGTCCGCATCGAGGAAGGGCTGCATGCCCGCCCGGCGGCGAAGTTCGTCCAGATCGCCAAGGCCTATGCCGCCGACATCGAGGTGGTGTCGGGCGAGAAGGCCGTGAACGGCAAGAGCGCCGTGAAGCTGATGCTGCTCGGCGTCAAAGAAGGCACCGAGATCGTCATCCGCGGCAACGGCGACGACGCGACCCGCGCGGTCGACGAACTCGCCGCGCTGGTCGCCGGTGAGTCGGAAGCGTCCAAGGGGCTCAATGCCGGCGCCCATGGCGGCGCCACCGCCCCGGTGGTCGCCCCTGCGCTGGTGGAGACGCCCGCGCCCGTTGCGGCGCCCGGCGACGGCATCGTCGGCGTGCCGGCCTCCGATGGCCATGTGATCGGCCCGGTGTTCGTGATCGAGAAGGCGCCGCTGGTGCCGGATCGCCGGCGCCTGTCGCCGCGCGAGATCGACGACGAGAAGGCGGCGTTCCGCGCCGCGCTCGCCGACCTCGCCGCACGTTTCGCCGCCGACGCGGCCAAGGCCGAGGGCACCGGCGAGATCCTGCTCGCGCTCGCCGATCTCGCCCGCGACGACAGCGTCGTCGAAGCTGTCGAAGGCCGCATCGCCGGTGGCTCGACCGCCGCCGCCGCCGTGCTCGACGCCACGACCGCGCTCGGCCACGAATTCGCGCGCATGCCAGATCCCTACTTCGCCGCGCGCGCCGAGGACGTCCGCCATCTCGGCCGGCACGTCGCGGCGCGCCTGCTCGGCGTGCCGGACACCGATCCCTCGCAGATCGCCGCGCCTTGCGTGGTGGTCGCCGCCGCCATTGACGCCTTCGACCTTTCGCGCCTGCCGCTCGACAAGGTCATGGCGCTCGTCACCCAGGAAGGCACGGCGACCTCGCACATCGCGATCGTCGCCCGCGCGCTCGGCATCCCGGCCGTGCTCGGCGTCCGCGATGGCTTCGAGACGCTGAAGGCCGCCGCGGCCCTCGCGGTCTCCGGCACCGAAGGCCGCGTCCATGCCGATCCGGACGGCGAGACCAGAGCCTCGTTCGAGACCAAGATCGCCGCCGCGGAAGAGCAGCGCCGGCTCGACGCCGAATGGCGCGACGTGGCACCGAAGACGCGGGATGGGCGAGCGATCGAGATCGCCGCCAACATCGGTTCGCCGGCCGAGCTCGACAAGGCGATCGCCAGCGGCGCCATGGGCGTCGGCCTGTTCCGCACCGAGTTCCTGTTCATGGAGCGCCGCTCGCTGCCGACCGAGGACGAGCAGTACGCCGCCTATGCCAAGGTCGCCGCCGCGTTCGGCGACCGACCGGTGGTGATCCGCACCCTCGACGTCGGCGGCGACAAGCCGCTGCCGGGCATCGCGGCGCCGCACGAGGAGAACCCGTTCCTCGGCTGGCGCGGCATCCGGATGTGCCTGGACTTGCCCGCGGTGTTCAAACCGCAGCTCCGCGCGTTGCTGCGCGCCGCCGTCCACGGCAACATCCAGGTCATGTTCCCGATGATCGCCGTGGTCGAGGAACTGCGCGAGGCCCGGGCGATGATGGAGGCCTGCCGCGTCGAACTCGAGGCCGAGGGCGTGCCGTGCAAGATGCCGGCGATCGGCGTCATGGTCGAGACGCCGGCGGCGGCCTTCACCGCCGATCTCCTGGCGGCCGAAGTGGACTTCTTCTCGATCGGCACCAACGATCTGACCCAGTACACGATGGCGGCCGATCGGATGAACCCGCATCCGCGACTGGCGCGGCTCTGCCGGGCCGACAACACCGCGGTGCTGCGCGCGGTCAAGATGATCGCCGATGCGGCGCATGCGCGTGGCATCTGGGTCGGCGTCTGCGGCGAGGCCGCCGGCGATCCGGCGCTGATCCCCGAACTGGTCAAGGCGGGCGTCACCGAACTGTCGATGAGCCCGTCGCGCGTCGCCCGCGCCAAGCGGATCGTCAGCGAACTCGATCTTTCGCAAGCCTGA
- a CDS encoding TetR family transcriptional regulator C-terminal domain-containing protein, with the protein MPSRPASPSDPASAGDFARAPRPAGARDRGDRHGACAHLLVPGSGAKTRSAANRSAKPRKAAAPVPAEPRAKSRIGEANVEKILDAALGVFARFGLRGARTDQIAEAAGMSKPNLLYYFRSKEALYTAVLERTLAMWLDPLARIDPDMDPRAALTDYIERKLAYSRSHPDCSKLFATEIIQGAPMLRPVLERDLVPLVEAKTGTLKRWIAEGKLAPVDPVTLVFMMWATTQHYADFAAQVALLTGKTLDDPVFHETTRATILKVILDGVLPR; encoded by the coding sequence TTGCCGAGCAGGCCGGCTTCACCCTCTGATCCCGCATCGGCGGGCGACTTCGCGCGGGCCCCTCGCCCGGCCGGCGCCCGCGACCGAGGAGATCGTCATGGCGCGTGTGCCCACCTCCTCGTCCCCGGTTCCGGAGCGAAGACACGATCGGCCGCGAACCGGTCGGCCAAGCCCCGCAAGGCGGCCGCGCCCGTACCGGCCGAGCCGCGCGCGAAATCGCGCATCGGCGAGGCCAATGTCGAGAAGATCCTGGACGCGGCGCTCGGCGTCTTCGCCCGCTTCGGCCTGCGCGGCGCACGCACGGACCAGATCGCCGAAGCGGCCGGCATGTCGAAGCCGAACCTGCTCTATTACTTCCGCTCCAAGGAGGCGCTCTACACCGCCGTCCTGGAGCGGACGCTCGCCATGTGGCTCGATCCGCTCGCGCGCATCGACCCCGACATGGATCCGCGCGCGGCGTTGACCGACTATATCGAGCGCAAGCTCGCCTATTCGCGCTCGCATCCGGATTGTTCGAAACTGTTCGCGACCGAGATCATCCAGGGGGCGCCGATGCTGCGCCCGGTGCTGGAACGTGATCTCGTGCCGCTGGTCGAAGCCAAGACCGGCACGCTGAAGCGCTGGATCGCCGAGGGCAAGCTCGCGCCGGTCGATCCGGTGACGCTCGTCTTCATGATGTGGGCGACCACCCAGCACTACGCCGACTTCGCCGCCCAGGTCGCGCTCCTGACCGGCAAGACGCTCGACGACCCGGTCTTCCACGAGACCACGCGGGCGACCATCCTCAAGGTGATCCTCGACGGCGTGCTGCCGCGCTGA
- a CDS encoding sugar-binding transcriptional regulator → MSLASERDGGGRSETAGGRGAAGKDASTRRTARVRLRVAWMYYVEGLTQNEIAEKLGIGRVTVVRYIADAKRQREVKIWIEGSVSECVALERQLEQVFGLDEAIVVPEPSSPDKIAVSIGAATGEYISEIIHDDMSIGVGWGATLMESLATLSRRELSNVQIVSLLGGITKAKRYNPSEFAWLFASAYDADCYLMAAPALVDSVETKRALIERCGLDDTFRRAERLDMALLSVGVMMPDSTSMRFGFVSPEDRASLIRAGAIGDICYNFFDAEGNLVDHPINHRVMSIPMAAIKRLPRRVLASGGMDKVDALLAGMKLIDCNVLITNEATAAELLVRRDLRAPNETAA, encoded by the coding sequence ATGTCGTTGGCGAGCGAACGGGATGGTGGCGGGCGGTCGGAGACGGCCGGCGGACGTGGCGCGGCGGGCAAGGACGCCTCGACCCGGCGCACCGCGCGTGTGCGGCTGCGCGTCGCCTGGATGTATTATGTCGAGGGCCTGACCCAGAACGAGATCGCCGAGAAGCTCGGCATCGGGCGCGTCACCGTGGTGCGCTACATCGCCGACGCCAAGCGCCAGCGCGAGGTCAAGATCTGGATCGAGGGCTCGGTCTCCGAATGCGTCGCGCTCGAGCGCCAGCTCGAGCAGGTGTTCGGGCTCGACGAGGCGATCGTCGTGCCGGAGCCGTCGTCGCCGGACAAGATCGCGGTGTCGATCGGCGCGGCAACAGGCGAATACATCTCCGAGATCATCCACGACGACATGTCGATCGGCGTCGGCTGGGGCGCGACGCTGATGGAATCGCTCGCGACCCTGTCCCGGCGCGAGCTCTCCAATGTCCAGATCGTCTCGCTGCTCGGCGGCATCACCAAGGCCAAGCGCTACAATCCCTCGGAATTCGCCTGGCTGTTCGCCTCGGCCTATGACGCCGACTGCTATCTGATGGCGGCGCCCGCGCTGGTCGACAGCGTCGAGACCAAGCGCGCGCTGATCGAGCGCTGCGGGCTCGACGACACGTTCCGCCGTGCCGAGCGCCTCGATATGGCGCTGTTGTCGGTCGGCGTGATGATGCCGGACTCGACCTCCATGCGTTTCGGCTTCGTCAGCCCGGAGGACCGTGCCTCGCTGATCCGCGCCGGCGCGATCGGCGACATCTGCTACAATTTCTTCGACGCGGAAGGCAATCTGGTCGACCATCCGATCAACCACCGGGTCATGTCGATCCCGATGGCGGCGATCAAGCGGCTGCCCCGCCGCGTGCTCGCCTCCGGCGGCATGGACAAGGTCGATGCCCTGCTCGCCGGCATGAAACTGATCGACTGCAATGTGCTGATCACCAACGAGGCGACCGCCGCCGAACTGCTGGTGCGCCGCGACCTGCGCGCGCCGAACGAGACCGCCGCCTGA
- a CDS encoding transcriptional regulator GutM, whose protein sequence is MENWVWLIAAFAALWGLQSIGTFRQVQHYRAMLGEITKTYADGFVGAGNAQGRLRKGVIMLLVASPDGIVRKAMMMEGRSVFARFEDCAELVGRPVAELVEGAPFGADAKGRNEATAKAAQQIETMRADRRAKGLEGLAVAGA, encoded by the coding sequence TTGGAAAACTGGGTGTGGCTGATCGCGGCCTTCGCGGCCCTCTGGGGGCTTCAGAGCATCGGCACGTTCCGGCAGGTGCAGCACTACCGCGCCATGCTGGGCGAGATCACCAAGACCTATGCGGACGGGTTCGTCGGTGCCGGCAACGCGCAGGGCCGGCTCCGCAAGGGCGTCATCATGCTGCTGGTTGCCTCGCCCGACGGCATCGTGCGCAAGGCGATGATGATGGAGGGGCGCAGCGTCTTCGCGCGCTTCGAGGATTGCGCCGAGCTGGTCGGTCGCCCGGTCGCGGAACTGGTCGAAGGCGCGCCTTTCGGCGCCGATGCCAAGGGCCGCAACGAGGCGACCGCCAAGGCGGCCCAGCAGATCGAGACGATGCGCGCGGACCGCCGCGCGAAGGGACTGGAGGGGCTCGCGGTCGCCGGCGCCTGA
- a CDS encoding PTS glucitol/sorbitol transporter subunit IIC, producing MSITSLITQNADVVLHGLSHGHAALDAVLNGAAAVGDHASGNNHVVLVADTAADYAAKVKDVAKNQEEQLGWLTTAGKHFIGVFQKGGEVFTGFVTGIIPTLVVLMTAFYAVTEMVGEARVHGVARAAGRYALTRYTVLPVLSVFFLTNPMAYTFGTFLEEKHKPAFYDSAVSFVHPVLGLFPHANPGEYFVWGGVLVALLELEKAGTVPAGYHVKVAIYYFIVGVIVILLKGIVTEWITGIMARREGVKL from the coding sequence ATGTCGATCACAAGTCTCATCACGCAGAACGCGGACGTCGTTCTGCACGGCTTGAGCCATGGCCATGCGGCCCTGGACGCCGTGCTGAACGGCGCGGCCGCGGTCGGCGACCATGCCTCGGGCAACAACCACGTCGTGCTCGTCGCCGATACGGCCGCGGACTACGCGGCGAAGGTCAAGGACGTCGCCAAGAACCAGGAAGAACAGCTCGGCTGGCTCACCACCGCCGGCAAGCACTTCATCGGCGTGTTCCAGAAGGGCGGTGAGGTGTTCACCGGCTTCGTCACCGGCATCATTCCGACGCTAGTCGTGCTGATGACCGCCTTCTACGCCGTTACCGAGATGGTCGGCGAAGCGCGCGTCCACGGTGTCGCTCGCGCCGCCGGCCGCTACGCGCTGACCCGCTACACCGTCCTGCCGGTGCTGTCGGTGTTCTTCCTCACCAATCCGATGGCCTACACCTTCGGCACCTTCCTCGAAGAGAAGCACAAGCCGGCGTTCTACGACTCGGCCGTCTCCTTCGTGCACCCGGTGCTCGGCCTGTTCCCGCATGCGAACCCGGGCGAGTACTTCGTGTGGGGCGGCGTGCTCGTCGCGCTGCTCGAGCTGGAGAAGGCGGGCACCGTCCCGGCCGGCTACCACGTCAAGGTCGCGATCTACTACTTCATCGTCGGCGTCATCGTGATCCTGCTCAAGGGCATCGTCACGGAATGGATCACCGGCATCATGGCGCGCCGCGAAGGCGTGAAGCTCTGA
- a CDS encoding VOC family protein translates to MQRRLALVTVVVPDYDRAIAYYVGTLGFRLVEDIDMGGGKRWVVVAPGDGGSHLLIARAATLGQEAAIGHQAGGRVFLILETDDFDRDHAIYLAAGVHFREAPRDEPYGRVAVFEDAFGNRWDLIQPKR, encoded by the coding sequence ATGCAACGTCGTCTCGCTCTCGTCACGGTCGTGGTGCCCGACTACGACCGCGCCATCGCCTATTACGTCGGCACGCTCGGCTTCCGGCTCGTCGAGGATATCGACATGGGTGGGGGCAAGCGCTGGGTCGTGGTCGCGCCCGGCGACGGCGGCTCACACCTGCTGATCGCGCGCGCCGCCACCCTCGGCCAGGAGGCCGCGATCGGCCATCAGGCCGGCGGCCGGGTGTTCCTCATTCTCGAAACCGACGATTTCGACCGCGACCACGCGATCTATCTCGCCGCCGGCGTCCACTTTCGCGAGGCGCCGCGCGACGAGCCCTATGGGCGGGTCGCGGTCTTCGAAGACGCCTTCGGCAACCGCTGGGATCTCATTCAGCCGAAGCGGTGA
- a CDS encoding ABC transporter ATP-binding protein codes for MFTRFLSYYRPYRGLFLLDFSAAVVSGLLELGFPVAVKAFVDLLLPTADWPLIIAAVAGLLGIYALNTGLMVVVTYWGHMLGINIETEMRRQAFEHVQKLSFRYFDNMKTGHIVGRLTKDLEEIGEVAHHGPEDLFIAVMTFLGALLIMLSINVELAVLTAVIVPATGWITNHFGQRMTQNFRQLFTRVGDFNTRIEETVGGIRVVQAFGNEGHESGLFEQDNSAYRRTKLEAYKLMAASSSLNYMSMRLVQMIVMIAGAWFVLTNQLSPGGFVSFLILVTVFFRPVEKISAVIETYPKGMAGFRRFVELMETAPDVADAPGAIEAPRFSGEIRFAGVRFAYAPGGDVLDGVDLTVPAGKTLAIVGPSGSGKTTLCSLLPRFYDVTGGAISIDGIDIRRMTLASLRRQIGIVQQDVFLFGGTMRENIAYGRLGASDAEIWEAARKARLDDVIAAMPDGLDTIVGERGVKLSGGQKQRVAIARMFLKDPPILILDEATSALDTETERAIQQSLNDLTRGRTTLVIAHRLATIRDADLIAVVDDGRVVELGSHQDLIARAGKYAALHQAQFAVI; via the coding sequence ATGTTCACCCGGTTCCTCTCCTACTACCGGCCCTATCGCGGCCTGTTCCTGCTCGATTTCTCGGCCGCGGTCGTGTCGGGCCTGCTCGAGCTCGGCTTTCCCGTCGCGGTGAAGGCCTTCGTCGACCTGCTGCTGCCGACGGCCGACTGGCCGCTGATCATCGCCGCCGTCGCCGGGCTGCTCGGGATCTACGCGCTCAATACCGGTCTGATGGTGGTGGTCACCTATTGGGGCCACATGCTCGGCATCAACATCGAGACCGAGATGCGCCGGCAGGCGTTCGAGCATGTGCAGAAACTGTCGTTCCGCTACTTCGACAACATGAAGACCGGCCACATCGTCGGCCGGCTGACCAAGGATCTCGAGGAGATCGGCGAGGTCGCGCACCATGGGCCGGAGGATCTGTTCATCGCGGTGATGACCTTCCTCGGCGCGCTCCTGATCATGCTGTCGATCAACGTCGAACTCGCCGTGCTGACCGCGGTGATCGTGCCGGCGACCGGCTGGATCACCAATCACTTCGGCCAGCGCATGACGCAGAATTTCCGCCAGCTTTTCACGCGCGTCGGCGACTTCAACACCCGCATCGAGGAGACCGTCGGCGGCATCCGCGTCGTGCAGGCTTTCGGCAACGAGGGCCACGAGAGCGGCCTGTTCGAGCAGGACAACAGCGCCTACCGCCGCACCAAGCTGGAGGCCTACAAGCTGATGGCCGCGTCGAGCTCGCTCAACTACATGAGCATGCGGCTGGTGCAGATGATCGTGATGATCGCCGGCGCCTGGTTCGTGTTGACGAACCAGCTGAGCCCCGGCGGCTTCGTGAGCTTCCTGATCCTGGTCACGGTATTCTTCCGGCCGGTCGAGAAGATCTCGGCCGTGATCGAGACCTATCCGAAGGGCATGGCCGGGTTCCGGCGCTTCGTCGAACTGATGGAGACCGCGCCCGATGTCGCCGACGCCCCCGGTGCGATCGAGGCGCCGCGCTTTTCGGGCGAGATCCGCTTTGCAGGCGTGCGCTTCGCCTATGCGCCCGGCGGTGACGTGCTCGACGGCGTCGATCTCACCGTGCCGGCCGGCAAGACGCTGGCGATCGTCGGCCCCTCGGGCTCGGGCAAGACGACGCTCTGCTCGCTCCTGCCGCGCTTCTACGACGTGACCGGCGGCGCGATCTCGATCGACGGCATCGACATCCGCCGCATGACGCTCGCCTCGCTGCGCCGGCAAATCGGCATCGTCCAGCAGGACGTGTTCCTGTTCGGCGGCACGATGCGCGAGAACATCGCCTATGGCCGGCTCGGCGCTTCCGATGCCGAGATATGGGAGGCCGCGCGCAAGGCCCGGCTCGACGACGTCATCGCCGCCATGCCCGATGGCCTCGACACGATCGTCGGCGAGCGCGGCGTGAAACTCTCGGGCGGTCAGAAGCAGCGTGTGGCGATCGCGCGGATGTTCCTGAAGGATCCGCCGATCCTGATCCTCGACGAGGCGACCTCGGCACTCGACACCGAGACCGAACGAGCGATCCAGCAGTCGCTGAACGATCTGACCCGCGGCCGCACCACGCTCGTCATCGCGCACCGGCTCGCGACCATTCGCGACGCGGACCTGATCGCGGTGGTCGACGACGGCCGCGTCGTCGAACTCGGCTCGCATCAGGATCTGATCGCCCGCGCCGGAAAATACGCCGCGCTGCATCAGGCGCAGTTCGCGGTGATCTGA
- a CDS encoding adenosine kinase: protein MSAPRFDVLGIGNAIVDIIARTEDDFILREGLAKGSMRLIDSEEAERLYGHMPQAIEMSGGCAGNTAAGVASFGGRAAFIGKVADDHLGGVYAHDIRAMGIHFATAPLGAGVAPTARSMILVTPDGERTMNTYLGACQHLTEADIDATVVAATAITYLEGYLWDPPEAKKAFRRAAEIAHANGREVAITLSDSFCVDRYRAEFLELIRSKTVDIVFANVAEVKALYETADFDTAIAALRQDAKLAAVTMSEKGSMVVTADQAVAVPAQPVETVFDTTGAGDLYAAGFLFGYSQGFELAMAAQFGGLAAAEIISHLGARPQVALRGFAEQAGFTL, encoded by the coding sequence ATGTCCGCACCCCGCTTCGATGTTCTCGGCATCGGCAATGCGATCGTCGATATCATCGCCCGCACCGAAGACGACTTCATCCTGCGGGAAGGGTTGGCCAAGGGCTCGATGCGGCTGATCGATTCGGAGGAGGCGGAGCGTCTCTACGGGCACATGCCGCAGGCGATCGAGATGTCGGGCGGTTGCGCCGGCAACACCGCCGCCGGTGTCGCATCGTTCGGCGGCCGCGCCGCCTTCATCGGCAAGGTCGCCGACGATCACCTGGGCGGGGTCTACGCCCACGACATCCGCGCCATGGGCATCCACTTCGCGACCGCGCCGCTCGGTGCCGGCGTCGCTCCGACCGCCCGTTCGATGATCCTCGTGACGCCGGACGGCGAGCGCACGATGAACACCTATCTCGGCGCCTGCCAGCACCTGACCGAGGCCGACATCGATGCCACGGTGGTCGCGGCGACCGCGATCACCTATCTCGAGGGCTATCTGTGGGATCCGCCGGAGGCCAAGAAGGCGTTCCGCCGCGCCGCCGAGATCGCCCATGCCAACGGCCGCGAGGTCGCGATCACGCTCTCCGACAGTTTCTGCGTCGATCGCTATCGCGCCGAATTCCTCGAGCTGATCCGCTCGAAGACCGTCGACATCGTGTTCGCCAACGTCGCCGAGGTGAAGGCGCTCTACGAGACCGCCGACTTCGACACGGCGATCGCGGCGCTGCGGCAGGACGCCAAGCTCGCCGCCGTCACCATGAGCGAGAAGGGCTCGATGGTCGTCACCGCCGACCAGGCGGTCGCGGTGCCGGCGCAGCCGGTCGAGACCGTGTTCGACACCACCGGCGCCGGCGACCTCTATGCGGCCGGCTTCCTTTTCGGCTATTCGCAGGGCTTCGAACTCGCCATGGCGGCGCAGTTCGGCGGACTGGCGGCGGCCGAAATCATCTCGCACCTCGGCGCCCGGCCGCAGGTCGCGCTGCGCGGCTTTGCCGAGCAGGCCGGCTTCACCCTCTGA
- a CDS encoding PTS glucitol/sorbitol transporter subunit IIB: MSKSYKSVRVSKGPGGWGGPLVIAPTAQRDKIVAITGGGIPPVAARLAEMTGATVVDGFRAPPVEGEIAAVVVDCGGTARCGVYPRKRIPTINLTPVGQSGPLAQFITEDIYVSGVKPENMAYADGSEAATQAGAGASSMASSSSSASAAPVAQGSEGGLIGIISSVGRVMGRAVGIFFNAGRRTIDQVVRNVLPFMAFVTMLIGLILYTGIGNMLAAPMGPLANNIVGLIVISAICGLPFLSPILGPGAVIAQVIGVAIIGPQIANGTIAPAMALPALFAYNTQVGCDFVPVGLALGEAKPETIRIGVPAVLISRQIMGPVSVLIAWVASFFL, encoded by the coding sequence ATGTCGAAGAGCTACAAGTCCGTTCGCGTGTCCAAGGGCCCCGGTGGCTGGGGTGGACCGCTGGTGATCGCCCCGACCGCCCAGCGCGACAAGATCGTCGCGATCACCGGCGGCGGCATTCCCCCGGTCGCGGCGCGCCTCGCCGAGATGACCGGCGCGACCGTGGTCGACGGCTTCCGTGCGCCGCCGGTCGAGGGCGAGATCGCCGCCGTGGTGGTCGATTGCGGCGGCACCGCCCGCTGCGGCGTCTATCCGCGCAAGCGCATCCCGACCATCAACCTGACCCCGGTCGGTCAGTCGGGCCCGCTCGCCCAGTTCATCACCGAGGACATCTACGTCTCGGGCGTCAAGCCGGAAAACATGGCCTATGCGGACGGCTCGGAAGCCGCGACGCAGGCCGGCGCGGGAGCGTCCAGCATGGCATCGTCGTCGTCGAGCGCCTCCGCGGCGCCGGTCGCTCAGGGCTCCGAAGGCGGTCTGATCGGCATCATCTCCTCGGTCGGCCGAGTCATGGGCCGGGCCGTCGGCATCTTCTTCAATGCCGGTCGCCGCACGATCGATCAGGTGGTCCGCAACGTCCTGCCGTTCATGGCCTTCGTGACCATGCTGATCGGCCTGATCCTCTACACCGGCATCGGCAACATGCTCGCCGCGCCGATGGGCCCGCTCGCCAACAACATCGTCGGCCTGATCGTGATCTCCGCGATCTGCGGCCTGCCGTTCCTGTCGCCGATCCTCGGCCCGGGCGCGGTCATCGCCCAGGTCATCGGCGTGGCGATCATCGGTCCGCAGATCGCCAACGGCACGATCGCGCCTGCCATGGCCCTGCCGGCGCTGTTCGCCTACAACACGCAGGTCGGCTGCGACTTCGTGCCCGTCGGCCTCGCGCTCGGTGAAGCCAAGCCCGAGACGATCCGCATCGGCGTGCCCGCCGTGCTGATCAGTCGCCAGATCATGGGTCCGGTCTCCGTGCTCATCGCCTGGGTGGCGAGCTTCTTCCTGTGA